The following coding sequences are from one Microtus pennsylvanicus isolate mMicPen1 chromosome 1, mMicPen1.hap1, whole genome shotgun sequence window:
- the LOC142842486 gene encoding large ribosomal subunit protein eL31-like: MAPTKKGGEKKGRSAINEAYTINIHKHIHGMSFKKRAPRALKEIWKLAMKKMGTPDVQIDTRLNKAIWGKGIRNVSYCILIRVRLSRKYNEDEGSPKKLYTLVTYMPVNTLKNLQTINVDEN, encoded by the exons ATGGCTCCCACAAAGAAGGGTGGCGAGAAGAAGGGCCGGTCTGCCATCAACGAAGCATACACGATCAACATTCACAAGCACATCCATGGCATGAGCTTCAAGAAGCGTGCCCCTAGGGCACTCAAAGAAATCTGGAAATTGGCCATGAAGAAAATGGGGACTCCAGATGTGCAGATTGATACCAGGCTCAATAAAGCCATCTGGGGCAAAGGAATAAGAAATGTTTCATACTGTATCCT TATCCGGGTACGTTTATCCAGAAAATATAATGAGGATGAGGGCTCACCAAAGAAGCTCTACACATTGGTAACTTACATGCCTGTTAACACATTAAAAAATCTACAGACAATCAATGTGGATGAGAACTAA